A genomic segment from Paenibacillus sp. FSL K6-1096 encodes:
- a CDS encoding serine/threonine protein kinase — protein sequence MGMSSNPPYPAGTVITGKWRGNRYVVERVLGKGANGTVYLVQRQGRRERYALKIGYDTLELQSEINVLTSLQSCRKRSEHRARRESPLSSYLLESDDFKDRDQIPFYVMRYVEGKPLHHFLSRNGASWLGLVGMTILEKLNTLHECGFVFGDLKPENVMVSAYGEAELIDYGGASPIGRSVKQFTEWHDRGFWNAGSRTGDEGYDLFAFAILCLRLLNEEGLKSAARQLPQTRSTQDLLKLARELPDRKLSSWLCLALQGGFPGSAQAAEIWRSHIYRGRKAGKETVATPRWLKNAFALSLGLLAFTLYWVFRF from the coding sequence GTGGGTATGTCGTCTAATCCACCCTATCCGGCAGGCACTGTGATTACCGGCAAATGGCGGGGGAACCGTTATGTCGTGGAGCGGGTGCTGGGGAAAGGGGCTAACGGAACCGTATATCTGGTGCAGCGGCAAGGCCGGCGGGAGCGGTATGCGCTGAAGATCGGATACGATACGCTGGAGCTGCAGTCCGAGATTAACGTGCTGACCTCCCTGCAATCCTGCCGCAAGCGCAGTGAGCACCGGGCCCGCCGGGAGTCGCCGCTGTCCTCCTATCTTCTGGAATCGGATGACTTCAAGGACAGGGACCAGATTCCCTTCTATGTGATGCGTTATGTGGAAGGCAAGCCGCTGCATCATTTCCTCTCCAGGAACGGGGCGTCCTGGCTGGGGCTGGTGGGCATGACGATTCTGGAGAAGCTGAACACCTTGCATGAATGCGGGTTCGTCTTCGGCGACCTGAAGCCTGAGAATGTCATGGTCTCTGCCTACGGCGAAGCGGAGCTGATTGACTACGGCGGGGCCAGCCCCATCGGCCGCAGCGTGAAGCAGTTCACCGAGTGGCATGACCGCGGCTTCTGGAACGCCGGCAGCCGGACCGGGGATGAGGGCTATGATCTGTTTGCGTTCGCCATCCTGTGCCTGCGCCTGCTGAATGAAGAGGGCCTGAAGTCGGCCGCCCGGCAGCTGCCGCAGACCAGAAGCACCCAGGATCTGCTGAAGCTGGCCAGGGAGCTGCCCGACCGGAAGCTGTCCTCCTGGCTGTGCCTGGCGCTTCAAGGCGGATTCCCGGGCTCCGCGCAAGCAGCGGAGATCTGGAGAAGCCACATCTACAGGGGGCGCAAGGCCGGCAAGGAGACTGTCGCCACCCCGCGCTGGCTGAAGAACGCGTTTGCGCTGTCACTTGGCCTGCTGGCTTTTACCCTGTACTGGGTATTCCGTTTCTGA